In a genomic window of Roseiflexus castenholzii DSM 13941:
- a CDS encoding CvpA family protein, protein MNLIDILFLLGVLGGLALGFFQGIIRLTIAIVSFYISIILASLYFQALGRFFRERFGTSFDVAQIVAFGVILLVAFLLITTAGLYTFRYAKMPASLDFVDKIVGTLLGLVLGALFLGMLAILFEQLFVFRDTAGTVTFPIVKVFQSGVRGSVLVQFFANNILPLIYESVRPILPRETEIIFLIR, encoded by the coding sequence ATGAACCTTATCGATATTTTGTTCTTGCTCGGCGTGCTGGGCGGGCTGGCTCTGGGGTTCTTTCAGGGCATCATCCGGCTGACGATCGCCATTGTTTCATTCTATATCAGCATTATCCTGGCGAGTCTCTATTTCCAGGCGCTCGGTCGTTTTTTCCGCGAACGCTTCGGCACATCGTTCGATGTCGCGCAAATTGTCGCCTTCGGTGTCATCTTGCTCGTTGCGTTCCTATTGATCACAACTGCCGGTCTGTATACGTTCCGTTATGCGAAAATGCCGGCCAGTCTGGACTTCGTCGATAAAATCGTCGGCACGCTGCTTGGTCTGGTGTTGGGGGCGTTGTTCCTGGGTATGCTTGCCATTCTGTTCGAGCAGTTGTTCGTGTTTCGCGATACAGCGGGAACAGTGACGTTTCCAATCGTCAAGGTGTTCCAGAGCGGGGTGCGCGGTTCGGTGCTCGTTCAGTTCTTCGCCAACAACATTCTGCCGCTGATCTACGAGTCGGTCAGGCCGATCCTGCCGCGCGAAACCGAGATCATCTTTCTCATCCGGTAG
- a CDS encoding endonuclease MutS2 has product MAIARQTLDTLEFPKVRQHLARYAAFSVSREMALNLIPSVDPVDVRRRLRRTDEARRLLDEMPDLTIGGARDVRPAAGLARRGGVCDATTLLEIAATLAGARRLRATLLKLDPDHFLLLREIAADLPALPAIEDAIGRAIGDDGQVLDSASPKLARLRAEVRIAFNRLQEKLHNLITIHSDALQEPIITVRNGRYVVPVKATHRRAIRGLVHDQSASGATLYIEPLTIVDLNNAWREAQLAEQKEVERILAELSAQVGDHADAIVTGVESLATLDLAFAMARYAVAMRCVMPEIVDAPPSPDEPLLLLTAARHPLIDPQQVVPIDMRLGGSFRILLITGPNTGGKTVALKTTGLLALMAQAGMHVPAAHPSRVPVFKQIFADIGDEQSIEQSLSTFSSHMTNIIRILRALEGAPNEESAEAFAADPTPTEPACAERLPALVLLDELGAGTDPVEGSALARAIIERLLELGVLGVATTHYAELKAFAYATPGVENASVEFDVETLAPTYKLTIGLPGRSNALAIAARLGLSPALIERARASMARQDVQVEDLLAGIHRERAAAAAELQRAMEVRADAEKYRERLAAELREFEARRSEAWQSARDEIEAELRQARSEVRRLRDEFRSVSVSRRWLEEAEQRLHEVRASLPETPTGALAERAVTTVVEQGPRPLHPGDVVRVRSVGLIGEILSIDEEEQTAEVQVGGFRMQADLAELTREKRGDGKAEQPDRPAYESRGASIPAPRDVSLELDMRGWRAADARDRLDRYLNDAYLAGLPWVRIIHGKGTGALRQAVRDLLKEHKLVASFSSASAAEGGEGVTIVRLQER; this is encoded by the coding sequence GTGGCTATCGCCCGCCAGACACTCGACACCCTCGAGTTTCCCAAAGTTCGCCAGCATCTCGCGCGTTACGCCGCATTCTCGGTTTCGCGCGAGATGGCGCTGAACCTGATACCATCGGTCGATCCGGTCGATGTGCGGCGGCGTTTACGCCGGACTGATGAAGCGCGTCGTTTGCTCGACGAGATGCCGGATCTCACCATCGGCGGCGCGCGTGATGTGCGCCCTGCCGCGGGCCTGGCGCGGCGCGGCGGGGTGTGTGATGCGACGACACTCCTCGAAATCGCTGCAACACTTGCCGGTGCGCGGCGTCTGCGCGCGACGCTGCTGAAACTCGATCCAGACCATTTTCTGCTCCTCCGCGAAATTGCCGCCGATCTGCCAGCGCTGCCGGCAATCGAAGATGCCATTGGGCGCGCCATAGGCGACGATGGTCAGGTGCTCGATAGCGCCAGCCCAAAACTGGCGCGCTTGCGCGCTGAAGTGCGGATTGCCTTCAATCGTTTGCAGGAAAAACTTCACAATCTTATCACAATCCACAGCGATGCGTTGCAAGAGCCGATCATCACCGTGCGCAACGGGCGCTATGTCGTTCCGGTGAAAGCCACACACCGCCGCGCGATTCGCGGGTTGGTGCACGATCAATCGGCAAGCGGCGCCACACTCTACATTGAGCCATTAACCATCGTGGATCTGAACAATGCCTGGCGCGAAGCGCAACTCGCCGAGCAGAAAGAAGTCGAACGCATTCTGGCGGAACTCTCGGCGCAGGTCGGCGATCACGCCGATGCAATCGTCACCGGCGTCGAGTCGCTGGCAACGCTTGATCTGGCATTTGCTATGGCGCGCTATGCCGTTGCTATGCGCTGTGTGATGCCGGAGATCGTTGATGCGCCGCCATCGCCTGATGAACCGCTGCTCCTGCTCACTGCCGCACGCCATCCGTTGATCGATCCGCAGCAGGTCGTGCCAATCGATATGCGCCTCGGCGGTTCGTTCCGCATACTGCTGATCACCGGTCCCAACACCGGCGGCAAAACCGTCGCGCTTAAGACAACTGGGCTGCTGGCGTTGATGGCGCAGGCGGGGATGCATGTTCCGGCGGCTCATCCATCGCGCGTGCCGGTCTTTAAGCAGATTTTCGCCGACATCGGCGATGAACAGAGCATCGAGCAGAGTCTTTCGACCTTTTCATCGCACATGACGAATATCATCCGCATTCTGCGGGCGCTTGAAGGCGCACCGAACGAGGAGAGCGCCGAAGCGTTCGCGGCGGACCCAACACCGACCGAACCGGCATGTGCGGAACGCCTGCCGGCGCTGGTGTTGCTCGATGAACTCGGCGCCGGCACCGATCCGGTGGAAGGTTCGGCGCTGGCGCGCGCGATTATCGAGCGCTTGCTCGAACTTGGCGTGCTCGGCGTCGCCACCACGCACTACGCGGAACTGAAAGCGTTCGCCTATGCCACACCCGGCGTCGAAAACGCCTCGGTCGAGTTCGATGTTGAAACCCTGGCGCCAACCTATAAACTGACGATTGGTTTGCCAGGGCGCTCGAATGCGCTGGCGATCGCCGCACGTTTGGGTCTGTCGCCGGCATTGATCGAGCGTGCCCGCGCCAGTATGGCGCGCCAGGATGTGCAGGTCGAGGACCTGCTGGCGGGCATCCATCGTGAACGCGCCGCCGCCGCAGCCGAGTTGCAGCGCGCGATGGAAGTGCGCGCCGATGCCGAGAAGTACCGCGAACGACTTGCCGCCGAGTTGCGCGAATTCGAGGCGCGGCGCAGCGAAGCCTGGCAATCGGCGCGCGATGAGATCGAAGCAGAGTTGCGCCAGGCGCGCAGCGAAGTGCGGCGGTTGCGCGACGAGTTTCGTTCGGTGTCGGTTTCGCGCCGGTGGCTCGAAGAAGCGGAACAACGCCTGCACGAAGTGCGCGCCAGCCTGCCCGAAACCCCGACCGGCGCACTTGCCGAACGAGCGGTGACAACCGTTGTCGAGCAGGGTCCGCGCCCGCTGCACCCCGGTGACGTTGTACGGGTGCGTTCTGTAGGATTAATCGGCGAGATTCTCTCAATCGATGAAGAAGAGCAGACTGCCGAGGTGCAGGTCGGCGGCTTCCGAATGCAGGCCGATCTTGCCGAACTGACGCGCGAAAAGCGCGGCGATGGAAAAGCAGAGCAGCCTGACCGCCCGGCATATGAGTCGCGTGGCGCGTCGATCCCTGCGCCGCGTGATGTGTCGCTCGAACTCGATATGCGCGGCTGGCGGGCTGCTGATGCGCGTGACCGGCTTGATCGCTATCTGAATGATGCCTATCTTGCCGGATTGCCATGGGTGCGCATCATCCACGGCAAAGGTACCGGTGCGCTGCGGCAGGCAGTGCGCGATCTGCTCAAAGAGCATAAACTGGTCGCATCGTTCAGCAGCGCCAGTGCAGCGGAAGGCGGCGAAGGCGTGACCATCGTGCGCCTTCAGGAGCGGTGA
- a CDS encoding LysM peptidoglycan-binding domain-containing protein, with translation MSQWMLLTLLLTALLLPLVGAMALRLTRQRLDERVRLTLAVVIFGAAFGTVFALARSNPSNLRIAGLTVMQPLAAPMVEAPIVSPTDVPLPEEITATPAVQPAPATATLEPTAEPTATPEPTVAPSATPEPTAEPTAAPSATPEPTATPVPQAGRRYVVQPGDTLRGIAERNGVTVEALLRANNLTPAAADNLRVGQELIIP, from the coding sequence ATGTCGCAGTGGATGCTGCTTACCCTCCTTCTGACTGCACTCCTGTTGCCGCTGGTGGGCGCTATGGCGCTGCGCCTGACGCGACAGCGTCTTGATGAGCGGGTGCGCCTCACGTTGGCGGTCGTCATCTTTGGAGCGGCTTTTGGTACAGTCTTTGCCCTGGCGCGCAGCAATCCATCGAACCTGCGCATCGCCGGATTGACCGTGATGCAGCCACTTGCCGCGCCAATGGTCGAGGCGCCCATAGTGTCACCAACTGATGTTCCACTGCCGGAGGAGATTACCGCCACACCGGCAGTGCAACCCGCACCGGCAACAGCGACGCTCGAACCAACCGCCGAACCCACGGCAACACCCGAACCCACGGTAGCACCATCCGCGACGCCCGAACCAACCGCCGAACCTACGGCAGCACCATCCGCAACGCCGGAGCCGACCGCCACTCCTGTCCCGCAGGCGGGTCGACGGTATGTGGTGCAACCGGGTGATACCCTGCGCGGCATAGCAGAACGCAACGGTGTGACGGTCGAGGCGCTCCTGCGCGCCAACAATCTGACGCCTGCCGCTGCCGATAACCTACGGGTCGGACAGGAGTTGATCATTCCATGA
- a CDS encoding YcxB family protein yields the protein MTTGTQASTQSVTLRYTHTLDEQLHACRLYQRSTRKHLFYKFVAIVAIFSAVWIVFTVGVQPAALLLLALGLFTWFDPVPLLLVWSTFRSSPALRQPIETVVDRKGVHFRFGAERVSRSWERYQSFAESDRVFVLIHGRWAYSVVPKRAFADRKAIDEFRELLRANIRRSP from the coding sequence ATGACAACAGGAACGCAAGCCAGTACACAAAGTGTAACACTGCGATACACCCATACGCTCGATGAGCAACTGCATGCTTGCCGGCTCTACCAACGTTCGACACGCAAGCATCTGTTCTACAAGTTCGTTGCGATTGTCGCTATCTTTAGCGCCGTCTGGATCGTGTTTACCGTGGGAGTGCAACCGGCGGCGCTGTTGCTGCTGGCGCTGGGGCTGTTCACATGGTTCGATCCCGTCCCTTTACTCCTGGTCTGGTCCACATTTCGCAGCAGCCCGGCGTTGCGCCAGCCAATCGAAACGGTCGTTGATCGAAAGGGTGTCCATTTTCGCTTCGGCGCGGAGCGCGTCAGTCGATCCTGGGAGCGGTATCAATCGTTCGCCGAGAGTGATCGCGTCTTTGTTCTGATCCACGGTCGCTGGGCGTATTCGGTCGTGCCAAAACGCGCCTTTGCAGATCGGAAAGCAATCGACGAGTTTCGGGAACTTTTGCGCGCAAACATCCGTCGTTCTCCATGA
- a CDS encoding polysaccharide deacetylase family protein: MEQRNTSLPLIALTLLTGIALGWFLNDLIRRPAAPLALAPASPPAVAAPTASISVAPTTAVSIEPTTAVSVAPPALPSVATPAPAVMPSPLTSEPLPTATPPLRIVGYAGHRVAAGETLETIADRYGSTVALIETYNRLDAPPRIGRELVVPLLAPTDAGDALLVRRGGAERPWIALTLDAGAGAAPTPRILAALRERGITITFFLTGRWMRANPDLVRQMVADGHELANHTVNHPDLTTLDDNTIRRELNETEAILHEIAPGATTRPFFRPPYGAYNERVLRAALAEGYLPIYWTLDSLDSVGEPKTPEFLVERVTGKLSQNDLRGAIILAHCGSEATADALPEILDRFAVMGFEVRKLSDVLK; encoded by the coding sequence ATGGAACAGCGCAACACAAGTCTCCCTCTCATAGCCCTGACCCTGCTGACGGGAATCGCGCTTGGCTGGTTTCTCAACGACCTGATTCGTCGTCCCGCAGCGCCGTTGGCGCTCGCACCGGCTTCACCGCCTGCCGTTGCCGCGCCGACTGCCAGCATCTCGGTTGCGCCAACTACTGCTGTGTCGATTGAGCCAACCACTGCTGTGTCGGTCGCGCCGCCGGCGCTGCCATCCGTGGCGACTCCTGCGCCCGCCGTGATGCCCTCGCCGCTTACATCCGAGCCATTGCCCACAGCCACGCCCCCGCTACGTATCGTCGGCTATGCCGGGCATCGAGTCGCTGCGGGTGAGACGCTGGAGACCATCGCGGACCGCTATGGGAGCACGGTGGCGCTTATTGAAACATACAATCGACTTGACGCGCCACCGCGTATTGGAAGGGAACTGGTTGTGCCGTTGCTGGCGCCAACCGACGCAGGTGATGCGCTGCTGGTGCGGCGCGGCGGCGCAGAGCGTCCCTGGATCGCGTTGACCCTCGACGCTGGCGCAGGCGCGGCGCCGACGCCACGCATCCTGGCAGCGCTGCGTGAGCGCGGCATCACCATCACCTTCTTCCTCACCGGACGCTGGATGCGCGCCAATCCCGACCTGGTGCGCCAGATGGTGGCGGATGGACACGAACTTGCCAATCACACGGTGAATCATCCCGATCTGACGACGCTCGACGACAATACCATCCGCCGTGAACTGAACGAGACCGAGGCTATTTTGCATGAGATTGCTCCAGGCGCGACGACACGCCCCTTCTTCCGCCCTCCCTACGGCGCCTACAATGAGCGGGTGCTGCGCGCGGCACTGGCGGAAGGGTACCTGCCCATCTACTGGACACTCGACAGCCTGGACTCGGTCGGCGAACCGAAGACGCCTGAGTTCCTCGTCGAGCGAGTCACCGGGAAACTCAGCCAGAACGATCTGCGCGGCGCGATCATTCTGGCACACTGTGGCAGCGAAGCAACTGCTGATGCGTTACCGGAGATTCTGGATCGATTTGCGGTAATGGGCTTCGAGGTGCGGAAATTGTCGGATGTGCTCAAGTGA
- a CDS encoding TRAP transporter substrate-binding protein, with product MRRRVFLRSVAAGSAALTAATLAACGQAPQTPAQQATTAPAQQATTAPAQQATTAPVATAPQAQAPAQTSEMPSIEWDMATSWPVALDTIFGGAQTVADRVAAMTDGKFKITPRAAGELAPGLQVLDVVQQDAVPIGHTASYYYVGKSPVTAFGTSLPFGLNAQQQNAWLYDGGGLEKLQAVYAKLFGVIQFPAGNTGVQMGGWFRKEINTVADLQGLKMRIPGLGGQVMTKLGVTVQVIAGGEIFQALQTGAVDAAEWVGPYDDEKLGLNKAAQFYYYPGWWEPGPTLEVQVNLNRWNELPKTYQEAIKTASAEANITMLARYDARNRQALKRLVDGGVQLRPYSKEILDAAEKAAFELYDEFAAKDADFKAIYEEWKAFRTAIYEWNRVNEAGFTNYVYSK from the coding sequence ATGCGACGACGAGTGTTTCTTCGCAGCGTCGCGGCGGGCAGCGCAGCCCTGACGGCTGCTACGCTGGCAGCGTGCGGCCAGGCTCCGCAGACGCCAGCCCAGCAGGCGACGACTGCCCCGGCTCAACAGGCGACGACCGCCCCGGCTCAGCAGGCGACGACCGCGCCGGTAGCGACTGCGCCACAGGCGCAGGCGCCAGCCCAGACGAGCGAAATGCCATCCATTGAGTGGGACATGGCCACCAGTTGGCCCGTTGCACTCGACACGATCTTTGGCGGTGCGCAAACGGTCGCTGATCGTGTCGCAGCGATGACCGACGGGAAGTTCAAAATTACGCCGCGCGCCGCCGGTGAACTGGCGCCCGGTCTCCAGGTGCTCGATGTGGTGCAGCAAGATGCCGTTCCGATTGGCCATACCGCGTCGTATTACTATGTCGGCAAAAGCCCGGTCACGGCATTCGGCACATCGCTGCCTTTTGGTCTCAATGCACAGCAGCAGAATGCCTGGTTGTACGATGGCGGCGGTTTAGAGAAGTTGCAAGCGGTGTACGCCAAACTGTTTGGCGTCATTCAGTTTCCGGCCGGCAACACCGGCGTTCAAATGGGTGGCTGGTTCCGCAAGGAAATTAACACTGTCGCTGATCTCCAGGGTCTCAAGATGCGTATCCCCGGCCTCGGCGGGCAGGTGATGACGAAACTCGGCGTCACGGTGCAGGTCATTGCAGGCGGTGAGATCTTCCAGGCGCTCCAGACGGGCGCTGTCGATGCGGCAGAATGGGTCGGTCCGTATGACGACGAGAAACTCGGTCTGAACAAGGCAGCACAGTTCTACTACTATCCGGGTTGGTGGGAGCCGGGTCCTACGCTCGAAGTGCAGGTCAATCTCAATCGCTGGAATGAGTTGCCCAAGACGTATCAGGAGGCGATCAAGACCGCATCAGCCGAGGCGAATATCACGATGCTTGCGCGCTACGACGCACGCAACCGCCAAGCCCTCAAGCGTCTGGTGGACGGCGGTGTGCAATTGCGTCCGTATAGCAAAGAAATCCTCGACGCTGCCGAGAAGGCCGCTTTTGAGCTGTACGACGAGTTCGCCGCCAAGGATGCCGATTTCAAGGCGATCTACGAGGAATGGAAAGCATTCCGCACGGCGATCTACGAGTGGAATAGGGTGAACGAGGCAGGGTTCACCAACTACGTCTACAGCAAGTAG
- a CDS encoding Eco29kI family restriction endonuclease codes for MEPFNPLDKRNLGTSVAQALLLQSLQSLPPAQKFEGAGIYALYYAGEHELYKPLRIRGDDDTQTSPICGGKAVPAGARVGRFGLNKPPGPVLFNRLKEHADSINQTSDLKSEDFKCRFLVVDDIWIPLGEALLIEQFQPIWNSVVPGFGNHDPGKGRHNQLRSAWGTLHLGRPWAANLKDYPKKPDEIAEAVRRALETITDSRP; via the coding sequence ATGGAGCCGTTCAACCCTTTGGACAAAAGGAACCTGGGAACAAGCGTGGCGCAGGCGCTCCTATTGCAAAGCCTTCAAAGCTTACCACCTGCACAGAAATTCGAAGGTGCTGGAATATACGCTCTCTACTACGCTGGAGAGCATGAGTTGTACAAACCTCTCCGTATACGAGGAGATGATGACACGCAAACAAGCCCCATCTGTGGAGGAAAGGCTGTGCCTGCGGGCGCCAGGGTCGGCAGATTTGGATTGAACAAGCCGCCAGGTCCAGTGTTGTTCAACAGGCTGAAGGAACACGCCGATTCCATAAATCAAACATCTGATCTCAAGTCGGAAGATTTCAAGTGTCGATTTCTGGTTGTTGATGACATCTGGATTCCGCTGGGAGAAGCGCTGCTCATTGAACAGTTTCAACCAATATGGAACAGCGTCGTGCCAGGCTTTGGAAATCATGATCCCGGCAAAGGGCGGCACAATCAGCTACGCTCAGCGTGGGGCACGCTGCATCTTGGTCGACCATGGGCGGCGAATCTTAAGGATTACCCGAAAAAACCCGACGAGATTGCTGAGGCGGTGCGTCGAGCGCTCGAAACCATCACCGACTCGCGCCCTTGA
- a CDS encoding TRM11 family methyltransferase, with the protein MAIQRALNLDFPGAQSDAPLLRDPAFEQNKQDAIHRWVPWIAGFSAGFVSDALQQYLPDPGRRDVHVLDPFAGIGTTLVESLRRGYHVTGIEINPFAALASRVKCSAFTIEPDTLLSAIRTFEREARERTDPIDAAFERGDDLLQCTPAPRSRPPVAFRSRTPFFSPAVEQKILHCLDLISDVASCQIRELMSLALGSILVQVSNYSYEPSLGSRVAAGKTNVLNADVVSLLSSRLRMMYHDVMVYRDAMMQWTPLPTARVIEGDSRLMPQMVKESSVDIVITSPPYLNNYHYVRNTRPHLFWFGFVSKPSDLKRLEQANFGKYWQTVRNADPSKLQFELPGLSRIIEEITLRNPQKHVYGGKGWANYAIEYFNDCYTLCQSFYRVLRKGTRAIVVLGNSIIQGVNFPTDLFFGQIGELCHLKLDEILPLRKKRVGNSIINSSVRNGGSDVISLYEAAVILRRV; encoded by the coding sequence ATGGCGATACAGCGTGCGCTCAATCTTGACTTTCCAGGCGCGCAATCGGATGCTCCGCTCTTGCGTGATCCGGCGTTCGAGCAAAACAAACAAGATGCAATCCATCGCTGGGTTCCATGGATTGCAGGTTTCTCAGCAGGCTTCGTCAGCGATGCATTGCAGCAGTATCTTCCGGATCCGGGACGGAGAGACGTTCACGTGCTGGATCCATTTGCGGGAATTGGCACAACGCTCGTCGAGAGTTTGCGACGTGGGTATCACGTGACCGGCATCGAGATCAATCCTTTTGCCGCGCTCGCTTCACGGGTCAAATGTTCGGCATTTACGATTGAGCCTGATACGTTGTTGTCCGCGATCAGAACATTCGAGCGCGAAGCCAGAGAGCGAACTGATCCCATCGATGCGGCATTTGAGCGCGGCGATGATCTCCTTCAATGCACGCCTGCGCCCCGATCACGGCCACCTGTCGCATTTCGCTCACGCACACCGTTTTTCAGCCCGGCGGTTGAGCAGAAGATCCTGCATTGTCTCGATCTCATTAGTGACGTTGCCAGTTGCCAGATCAGGGAACTGATGTCGCTGGCTCTGGGATCAATCCTGGTGCAGGTGTCCAACTACTCATACGAGCCGAGTCTTGGATCGCGCGTCGCGGCTGGCAAGACGAATGTACTCAATGCTGATGTGGTCAGCCTGCTTTCATCCAGGCTTCGCATGATGTATCACGATGTGATGGTCTACCGTGATGCCATGATGCAATGGACGCCGCTTCCTACTGCTCGGGTCATTGAGGGCGACTCGCGGTTGATGCCCCAGATGGTGAAGGAGTCGTCGGTTGATATTGTCATTACTTCACCTCCATATCTCAATAACTATCACTATGTGCGCAATACCCGTCCGCACCTGTTCTGGTTCGGCTTTGTCTCGAAACCATCTGATTTGAAGCGTTTAGAACAAGCAAACTTTGGCAAGTACTGGCAAACAGTCCGTAATGCTGATCCTTCAAAACTTCAGTTCGAACTTCCCGGTTTGAGTCGAATAATAGAAGAAATCACCTTGCGAAACCCTCAAAAACATGTGTATGGAGGAAAAGGGTGGGCGAATTATGCAATAGAGTATTTCAATGACTGTTATACATTGTGTCAGAGTTTCTATCGAGTTCTCAGGAAAGGAACCCGTGCTATTGTTGTTTTAGGAAATTCTATCATCCAAGGAGTAAACTTTCCCACAGACCTGTTTTTTGGACAAATTGGCGAACTATGTCACCTGAAACTTGATGAAATTCTTCCATTGCGGAAGAAACGGGTTGGTAACAGTATTATCAATTCTTCGGTTCGCAATGGTGGATCTGATGTGATTTCACTCTACGAAGCAGCTGTCATTCTCCGAAGAGTCTAG
- a CDS encoding HU family DNA-binding protein: MSEPVPEGDGRNCRAALEVITEALQRSEKVAMTGFGTSKRGSARRATG, from the coding sequence ATGAGCGAACCGGTCCCAGAAGGAGACGGAAGAAATTGTCGTGCAGCGCTGGAAGTCATTACCGAAGCGTTGCAGCGCAGTGAGAAAGTCGCCATGACCGGCTTCGGAACTTCGAAGCGCGGCAGCGCCAGGCGCGCGACGGGGTGA